In Leisingera sp. NJS204, the DNA window GATCTCATTGACGATCAGGCCTTTGGGCGTGACGAACAGTTCCACCCCCAGAACGCCGACATAATCGAGCGCATTCAGGATCTTGCCCGCCATTAGCACCGCGTCCATACGCTGGCTTTTGCTGAGGCGCGCAGGCACGGTGGTGCTGTGCAGGATGCCGTCGCGGTGGACGTTCTCGCCGGGATCGAAACAGGCGATCTCACCGCTGATGCCGCGGGCGGCGATGACCGAGACCTCGTGGGTAAAAGTAACAAACCCTTCGAGGACCGAAGGCGCACCTGCCATGGCAGCGAGGGCTTCGGCAGCGTCTTCCGGTGCCTTGATGCGGGCCTGGCCCTTGCCGTCATAGCCGAAACGGCGGGTCTTCAGGATCGCGGGGGCGCCGGTCTCTGCCAGGGCGGCGTCGAGGCTGGCCTGATTACTGATGTCGGCAAATGGCGCGGTCTGGAGGCCGAGGTCCTGCAGGAAGTTTTTCTCGGTCAGCCGGTCCTGGCTGATACGCAAGGCTTCACGGCCCGGGCGGATCGGTTTGTGCGATTCCAGAATGTCAAGCGCGGAGGTGGGGATGTTCTCGAACTCATAGGTGATCACATCGACGCAAGCGGCAAA includes these proteins:
- a CDS encoding 5-(carboxyamino)imidazole ribonucleotide synthase — translated: MTDVLAPGSTIGILGGGQLGRMLSVAASRLGFKTHIFEPGLNPPAGHVADQVTTAGYEDAAALAAFAACVDVITYEFENIPTSALDILESHKPIRPGREALRISQDRLTEKNFLQDLGLQTAPFADISNQASLDAALAETGAPAILKTRRFGYDGKGQARIKAPEDAAEALAAMAGAPSVLEGFVTFTHEVSVIAARGISGEIACFDPGENVHRDGILHSTTVPARLSKSQRMDAVLMAGKILNALDYVGVLGVELFVTPKGLIVNEIAPRVHNSGHWTQNGCTVDQFEQHIRAVAGWPLGDGQRHSDVVMENLIGDDVDRIPELAKEPDCALHLYGKLEAKPGRKMGHVNRVVKAQD